caaacatgctctaccccaaactttttccatcttaggtgacagtaaccacacctttccagttccccaggccctaaatctcgaattcacccttgaccccctcttcctttccattcttgcattcaatctaccacgaaatgctgtcacaaccttcccaatgtgccacttctgagaattaccagctgctagcagcctggtgcaggccaCCAACATAGACCTCGAGGATCCTGTAGTCACCTCCTgagattctccctgactccactctctccccacatcctcaagaccacagatacagttatgcttttcaaacaagagacagttcatgccacacctcggctaaaatcctgcccctggctgcctacatttagagtaaaagacacaatgcatgtgatggcctcccaggacttacccaatccatcccatcacatatctgacctccagccctcctgctgtctcttcctccccactgactaagtcagccagggtggcctccttgatattcctccaagctgcccggcatatttctgccttagagttttgggactggttattcttgctcccagggagtggtctccccatcatacattctgacaactccctcacttcaagtctttgctcaaatgtcaacttataaaatccaccctgactaccctatttaaaatcagaacctacctgtacactcctccagcactcccaacccaagcctcttcagtgagcttcacatccttttccttatcccgTAGCGCCCATCAACCTGTGACAAAGCATAGAGtttatttataacatccgtttccacacgagagtgtaaggagggagaaagcatgcaagaaggagcacgcaggcaaaggctcttgtctcatttattcattgatacgtccaagcatagagaacaggaagatgcttgataaatagtcctgaaaaagatacagatgaggaaactagtagtaaagctcagaaagtttaagtaacttcctcaaggttctagagctagaagagggtcacagtagaattcacacttggggatgtctaacttcaaatctcttagcctctctgctatcttttttttttttttttcttctttgcggtacgcgggcttctcactgttgcagcctctcccgttgcgaagcacaggctccggacgcacaggctcagcagccatggctcacaggcccagccgctccgcggcatgtgggatcttcccggatcgggtcacgaactctcaaccactgcgccaccagggaagcccctctctgctacCTTAAGTCCATGCAatttaggatttgttttaatcagtgccatggaaattctcactccactgaataggatcactaaagtcttctctgtctagatttatatatatattttccatttaaacaaaggaaacagaagaggggaattcaTCATGGGTTATTCCGGTAGTTTTACAGCAATGTtagcaataatgacatttaagtaatagtgatatttaatgatagcataataataataaaataatagctcttaaatgtattgaagacgaatcgcatgctaaactcggtgctaaaatatttccatgtatattttgtgcaaaatccttatgaatattctatcagatgagctttatgtgtaactccaccaggcatacttctcttattccactttcaaagataaggaaattgatgagaagtgtggtaaccatttgatcaagatgagactggtaataagttgtgagtatgaatttaaattcaggtctaactccagaatttgattctcaatccatacatgaaaattctgataattcctttgataagagtatgttttctcctggaaaacatcccccattatgtctgcctgtgctcataccttcagaacacagtcaagtttaaaacatgataaaaatgtttaaatagtctgctttaataaatggaaatatctccatctaaacaataacacaaaaaggcaggctgagccctttgaagtggcttcgttgctatcttccatccagaacaagagaaggaatcaacagctgcagagtaaagaaagcatgaaacccagagatggaggattctgtaaatgaccaattacaagactattaagccacactttcatagcaagaggcaaaatattccattaaactgaaaattcttctacccctcactccaaggcccacacaaacattaatgttgcatttattaggatgtatttcctgtgctctatcaacttgactttcagcaactgtattaatacagtcctttcgctttgcacatatatctgaatgatggattccattactggagttttgtagaaagagtgaatgaagtaaagtttgggaagagccatcataatccataatgatgggcactgaatcagcacaagaagaaacctctcttctcatttatttgaatgaaaattcgactatatatttattgcctctgtacagggccatctgttgaataatggaaaacaagcatctttcatttggaggtaggatttgtgtgctcaagtttcgatgggcctgcagaattaatcttgttttagaaatgaaataaaatgtaatttcttactgtaagtagatgtggttaagcaactggcaactttgatgtctttgaatcactgcagtttcaggttaggcaaatctataattatttcaagcacttctttattggtgcaacaattgagcagtgtacatagtggtcaacaacctgggcattgtcagacgactctaagtttgaatctagactttgccactcaccagctatgtgactttcagctatgagaatcactttcttcagctttacactgtggattattatatgccctttgcagaactactgtaagaactaaatgtatatgggcacagtggctcatagtaagggctcaaattaGTACTGTGGTCACGACTAGTAGtactgaaaagaaattagaacttctattctcataaagtgggatatgtgtccctttatcattgtaatttcatatcattttacttttgaccttataatttaatagcttgatccaagaaacatttagcagtaaatataattgaaagaagattacctgtcaaacatgaaatactgtagtatcaagtgtgctggcacaatactcttctcagataattaacctgtaaaaatatgttattgtcttctttttaattgagcacattgaacatatatatttactgtgccaattggcgaaaggtccattaattcatcagtctaactatatgttgcataaacgtcttctaaacataatcgtatatgtattttatttgttgggaaaatgtgtttgagattgttcttttctgcctatttaaagtaaaagaggatgagaagtagagttaggcttaatgtactttgtactccattatgccatgaaaatgcttctgtgccctggagacaacaacaaaagatttgctttaatgacaagaatcaagtatgttctaaagcttccaggtaggaggcgtataggttgcagtttatatcagaagtctatgctctctctctcaactgcgtctagatgggaaagatgtggtcacaaatgcttcaaggtgatatagtaaatgttggaaaagaggggggtaggaggcagagttttgaatatctcaaacctgagctagaaggattttatttaaagaaaatagcggaTATGATTTTTCACTTAGGGAAGCAAACCTGACATTAATgtaggaaattagctcttttacctatgatgctttcaaatgcacatggctcaaaacaaattcaaaatagtcaaaggaaatttaaaaacaaaaaccaaacaacaacaacaacctcaacaaacaagtactagaaattcagggatgcagccatattcagatacagttggatctggacgttccagagtatcagcagggttccagctctctctccattgctcagccctgcttacctctgcaagactttattttacagaaagtctctccttgtgctggatggtcactgggagtcccagagtcatatctcccccgcttagaaattccagagagaaaagacaattcttccattttgctctgagacaaaagtcctggggagcagtctgatagacttagccgaggtcagatgcctacccatgagccaatcacctgctttactggagttcagtccctgggcgactcatccccggggcccgtgaggaggcaggatggcattatctggcagttctccaagaaaagcctgctgtttttgtaagatgaaagAGGAGAGGACATGGGTAATGAaacctgtatctgcttctgtaaaatccacagaatcttactccctgccctgtgtcgatgaccatgcagtaagctgacccaggaggtcatttttcccacaacagtctttatatatatgactaaggaacacactggtaaaagaatatgggagaaagtctgagtatgacaagtcagctagactgatattaactaaaaaagctgtgtgaaaatatccttaaaaagttgcccccaactcactcaaagtccaaagttggagctggaaatacaatgtcatggagtttggataagaacaggttttctccaagctgaactatgacacagagattagagacttccagaaactatactttttcaaagaaaaaacatcacatgagaaaaatgaggcctagaaaaattaaatgacttaagctaattaatggcaggactgagactagagtatactttgtgtaattggctatggcctttttgtttttgtttttgtttttgttttgttatcacttcagaacgagacaaacttaaagaaaggaaacacaaccaaaactcagtggttggaaaagagatggatgtgaacgcccacttgtttcttacgtataaagttacccctcgcagtgttttggaggagaaaacgctggctcttcccaacgttggttacatacacaaagattccaaagacaagacaagtgctttgcaaacaaagtaactagaaccagctcaggcttccccgcgccgggtcctacgttccaaggtcagaaccaccaactgtatccccccggggaacaaggtgattcagaaaagctggcgccttcagagaagggagaaaacttagCCGGGAAGAGAGTCAGGAGGAAACTTGCTCACCTTCTTGCTGGGGTCTGAAACGATCCCAATAGAGTCCTTAAACCCCTCAGGTTTCCCCAATCAAGCACCCTCGCCTccaacctgggccaccccagatctGACTATCAGACGACAGAAGTCTGCGTACGCACGGAGAGCTGACCACCCCACGACAGGGACTTACGCGCGGCCGCACCCACTTACCCGCCGCTCCCCGGGAGACGGGAGACCAGCCCGGGGTCCAAGTCCTGGGCGTGGCACACTCGCCCCTCTCCGGGCCCGGCTCCAGCTCACCTCGGCGCGGCCCGcctgggcgccgccatcttgaCCACGAAGGGGGCCTCGCGCCGGAGGCCCCTGAGCGGGCGCCCGGAGCGGAGCCGGAGCGCCGGGGAGGCCCAGGTCGGCGCCCTACGTCCCCCGCGCGCTCGCGCCCCGTCCACGAGCGACGAGAGTCCCGCACGCAGCGCCCGACCCAGGCTTCCGCGGAACCGGCGCCCCGCGCAGCCCGCACCGCGGCTCAGGCGGCGCCGAGGGCGGCCCGGGCGGAAGAGCGGGCGCGGGGCACGCGCTCGGTAACCTGGCAACGCGGAGCAACCCGGCGTCCCCGGCGAACCCCAGCCCTCCACCGCGAGGAAGCACGGACCCCCGCACCCGCCGCCCAGCCCGCGCCGCCCCTCGGTCGCTCCGCCCGCCGCTGCCCGCTTGCTatggtcttttaaatccatgatacaacgtctataagtaacaaatctgttaaaccctaaatgtttatgatattcaagtaatccattttctgaattattcttgaagataaaacatccaaagacttcttaattgtatggctatacatacataaaatacacgtggaggtaacttgagggtaaggggctaggtattataaggggctaggtattatttatctttttacctcggacaatgttcagaatggtgttttgtacctaagaagcactcatgtgttgaatgaatcagaattggtttgccattccccactgcctttatctcacagtaacagaaacataaagtggGCAGGGCAGAAACGACGGCAAATAAATTGTCCTCTTAGTCACAGAATGCAGTTTCtagaacttaaagaataattagtCGATTtcgaaataattttgttttacaaaaatttcgTAAGATGGAAATACTCTAACCTTAAAGCTCTCGATCGACTCTAAAGGAGGGCTTtaattggctcttcctgagtcaagtgtttattcctgggccgataactggggccattgtcataatagaaagtgtgatttgttaccagagaaagaggaaagtgacgctgggcttgcaagatatttatatcttcagccagagtgtataggatctggaacttaattggtgacgcagtatttgtttgagattatatgaatgaaaaatctttgtgtaagagtgattaatctaaaacttggccagtcattgtcctagtgtcatattaaattgcaggagaatctagttttaggcacaaagatcataaatataaaatgtgttcccaggtttggttctgtgtagtcagtaatctatactcacccactcattagtaaaaatgaaagttaaggactcagtcctaacTTATATGCTTAGCATTGTATTTTGCTAacaatctcagttttattttctttgttctcccctgtccatcatcttctgcagaaaataatgtctccactttcaattccctgtctatttaaatccaatttgtaatttataaagttgtcctccttaagggctgctgcttctgccacagtaatgtactctggccattattatacgcttccatctttcatgtaggtctccatccataggttttgttttcatagcttttttttttttggcggtacgcgggcctctgactgttgtggcctctcccaatgcggagcacaggctctggacgtgcaggctcagcggccatggctcacgggcccagccgctccgcggcatgtggcatcttcccggactggggcacgaacccgtgtcccctgcatcggcagggggactttcaaccactgcgccaccagggaagccctatacttatgattttatatttgcttatttacttttgtctccccCGTCAGCTCAAGAGAGACTgtattcatctgtgttaatcactgctgtgtttcctgaacatgaCTATACATCATACTGAAGAAtggtgcctgaaatttggtaagggatCAACCAATTTTCTTGActggatgaagaaatgtgttcataaattaatgaacagatcttcggggcttctgacttgaggactaatgggaagaggatggcaaacggttgggacagggtactgcaagaagtagtatttggagtactctgatagctatcctaacagataagattgtgttcatttaagtagttctaatgagagagctgggaactagggacacacagcattaaggtttttataatgcattctgtagagttcttttta
This sequence is a window from Orcinus orca chromosome 17, mOrcOrc1.1, whole genome shotgun sequence. Protein-coding genes within it:
- the LOC125961674 gene encoding uncharacterized protein LOC125961674, with protein sequence MDLKDHSKRAAAGGATEGRRGLGGGCGGPCFLAVEGWAAVRAARGAGSAEAWVGRCVRDSRRSWTGRERAGDVGRRPGPPRRSGSAPGARSGASGARPPSWSRWRRPGGPRRGELEPGPERGECATPRTWTPGWSPVSRGAAVLVRREQAEWKKVIMTTGATKGERRSCRAPASLPRPEDRRPPKPLAWLGPTEPAAQHSGESWYQDHTMKNLESPVANPADRKGGTKMREKIKGTLGAIRCCCRAKSRFLCVCVSP